The Mammaliicoccus sciuri genome window below encodes:
- the deoC gene encoding deoxyribose-phosphate aldolase, with the protein MSLAKYIDHTALKPDTTLEQIDALLSEAKEYGFKSVCVNPTHVAHAKKALEGSDVLVCTVIGFPLGANTSEVKAFETEDAIKKGAQEVDMVINTGALKDARDEDVKKDIESVVSAANGVTTKVIIETSLLTDAEKVRACELAVAAGADFVKTSTGFSTGGATAEDIKLMRETVGPDLGVKASGGIRSYEDVKTMIDNGATRIGASAGVKILKGEASDSDY; encoded by the coding sequence AGCTAAATATATCGATCACACAGCATTAAAACCAGATACGACTTTGGAACAAATTGACGCTTTATTAAGTGAAGCGAAAGAATATGGATTCAAATCAGTATGTGTCAATCCTACACACGTTGCACATGCCAAGAAAGCTTTAGAAGGGTCAGATGTACTTGTATGTACAGTAATCGGATTCCCTCTTGGAGCAAACACAAGTGAAGTTAAAGCATTTGAAACAGAAGATGCAATTAAAAAAGGTGCTCAAGAAGTAGATATGGTTATTAACACTGGCGCATTAAAAGACGCCAGAGATGAAGATGTTAAAAAAGATATCGAAAGTGTTGTTTCAGCAGCTAACGGTGTAACAACTAAAGTTATCATTGAAACTTCATTATTAACAGATGCTGAAAAAGTGAGAGCATGTGAACTTGCTGTTGCAGCAGGTGCTGATTTTGTTAAAACTTCAACAGGATTTTCAACAGGTGGCGCAACTGCAGAAGATATTAAATTAATGCGTGAAACAGTTGGTCCTGATTTAGGCGTAAAAGCTTCTGGTGGTATCCGTTCATACGAAGATGTTAAAACAATGATAGATAATGGTGCAACTCGTATCGGTGCTTCAGCAGGCGTTAAAATTTTAAAAGGTGAAGCGTCAGATTCAGATTACTAA
- a CDS encoding pyrimidine-nucleoside phosphorylase produces MRMVDVIAKKRDGKELTKEEIEFFVKGYTAGDIPDYQASSLAMAIYFQDMTDEERANLTMAMVESGDQIDLSEIEGIKVDKHSTGGVGDTTTLVLAPLVAALDVPVAKMSGRGLGHTGGTIDKLEAVEGFHVEISEQEFIDLVNKDKVAVIGQTGNLTPADKKLYGLRDVTGTVNSIPLIASSIMSKKIAAGADAIVLDVKTGAGAFMKTIEDSELLAHAMVKIGNNVGRNTMAIISDMSQPLGRAIGNGLEVKEAIETLKGEGPEDLTELVLTLGSQMVVLAKKAETLDEAREKLLEVIRNGKALEKFKVFLENQGGDGSVVDDVTKLPQAQYTFEVKAETSGYVSHIVADEIGVASMLLGAGRATKDDIIDLAVGLVLNKKVGDKVEAGESLVTIYANQEDVKDVEAKILENITISDEQVKPTLIHKVITD; encoded by the coding sequence ATGAGAATGGTTGATGTAATTGCAAAGAAACGTGACGGGAAAGAATTAACGAAAGAAGAAATTGAATTTTTTGTTAAAGGATATACTGCAGGCGATATTCCGGATTACCAAGCGTCTAGTTTAGCAATGGCTATATATTTTCAAGATATGACAGATGAAGAACGTGCAAACTTAACGATGGCTATGGTTGAATCAGGCGATCAAATTGATTTATCTGAAATTGAAGGTATTAAAGTTGATAAGCACTCAACAGGTGGCGTAGGTGATACAACAACACTTGTGCTTGCACCTTTAGTAGCAGCATTAGACGTACCAGTCGCAAAAATGAGTGGACGTGGTTTAGGTCATACAGGTGGTACAATCGATAAACTTGAAGCGGTTGAAGGGTTCCATGTTGAAATCAGTGAACAAGAATTTATCGATTTAGTGAATAAAGATAAAGTAGCTGTAATTGGTCAAACAGGTAACTTAACACCTGCAGATAAAAAGCTTTACGGCTTACGAGATGTAACAGGTACAGTCAATTCAATTCCATTAATTGCATCTTCAATTATGAGTAAGAAAATTGCAGCAGGTGCTGATGCGATTGTCTTAGATGTTAAGACTGGTGCAGGTGCATTTATGAAGACGATTGAAGATTCTGAGTTACTTGCGCATGCAATGGTAAAAATCGGGAATAATGTAGGTAGAAATACAATGGCAATCATTTCTGATATGAGCCAACCTTTAGGAAGAGCAATTGGTAACGGGTTAGAAGTGAAAGAAGCGATTGAAACATTAAAAGGTGAAGGTCCAGAAGATTTAACTGAACTTGTATTAACTTTAGGTTCTCAAATGGTTGTATTAGCTAAGAAAGCTGAAACTTTAGATGAAGCGAGAGAAAAACTTTTAGAAGTGATTCGAAATGGTAAAGCATTAGAAAAATTCAAAGTATTCCTTGAAAATCAAGGTGGAGACGGTTCTGTAGTAGATGACGTTACGAAATTACCACAAGCTCAATATACTTTTGAAGTTAAAGCTGAAACTTCAGGTTATGTATCACACATCGTTGCAGATGAAATTGGTGTTGCTTCAATGCTTTTAGGTGCAGGTAGAGCAACAAAGGATGATATAATTGACTTGGCAGTTGGTTTAGTATTAAATAAAAAAGTTGGCGATAAAGTTGAAGCGGGTGAATCGTTAGTAACGATTTATGCAAATCAAGAAGATGTTAAAGATGTAGAAGCTAAAATTTTAGAAAACATCACAATTTCTGACGAACAAGTTAAACCAACATTAATTCATAAAGTGATTACAGATTAG
- the deoB gene encoding phosphopentomutase has product MTNRFKRIHLIVMDSVGIGEARDAKAFGDEGSHTLKHTLEGFNETLPNLEKLGLGNIADLPVVQKVSNPEAFYTKLSEASVGKDTMTGHWEIMGLNIDKPFKVYPEGFPEELVKEIESITGRKVVANKPASGTAIIDEYGKHQMETGDLIVYTSADPVLQIAAHEDIIPLEELYDICEKVRELTKDPKYLIGRIIARPYVGEPGNFTRTSNRHDYALKPFGKTVMNTLKDADYDVIAIGKINDIYDGEGVTKAIRTKDNMDGMDQLIDVVKSDFTGMSFLNLVDFDALYGHRRDKEGYAQAIKDFDNRLEDLQAVLNEDDLVIITADHGNDPTAPGTDHTREYVPLLMYSPSVKEYHELSGDDTFSSIGATIADNFNVTLPEFGKSYLNEMGIK; this is encoded by the coding sequence ATGACAAACCGATTTAAACGTATTCATTTAATCGTAATGGATTCAGTAGGTATTGGTGAAGCACGAGATGCTAAAGCATTCGGTGATGAAGGTTCTCATACATTAAAACATACACTTGAAGGTTTTAATGAAACATTACCAAACTTAGAAAAGTTAGGCTTAGGTAATATAGCAGACTTACCAGTAGTTCAAAAAGTATCCAATCCAGAAGCATTCTATACTAAATTAAGTGAAGCTTCAGTTGGTAAAGATACAATGACAGGACATTGGGAAATCATGGGTCTAAATATTGATAAACCTTTTAAAGTCTATCCAGAAGGCTTCCCAGAAGAATTGGTGAAAGAAATTGAATCAATCACTGGTAGAAAAGTTGTTGCAAATAAACCAGCATCAGGCACAGCAATTATCGATGAATATGGTAAGCATCAAATGGAAACTGGAGATTTAATTGTATATACATCTGCAGATCCAGTGCTACAAATTGCAGCACACGAAGATATCATTCCTTTAGAAGAATTATATGATATTTGTGAGAAAGTAAGAGAGCTTACGAAAGATCCTAAATATCTAATAGGAAGAATTATTGCACGTCCATACGTTGGCGAGCCAGGTAACTTCACTAGAACATCAAACAGACATGACTATGCATTGAAACCTTTTGGTAAAACAGTAATGAATACTTTAAAAGATGCTGATTACGATGTCATTGCAATCGGTAAAATTAATGACATTTACGATGGTGAAGGTGTTACGAAAGCTATTAGAACCAAAGATAACATGGACGGTATGGATCAATTAATCGATGTTGTAAAAAGTGATTTCACTGGAATGAGCTTCTTAAACTTAGTTGATTTTGATGCATTATATGGTCATAGAAGAGATAAAGAAGGTTACGCACAAGCTATTAAAGACTTTGATAACCGATTAGAAGACTTACAAGCAGTATTAAATGAAGATGACTTAGTTATTATTACTGCTGACCACGGTAACGATCCAACTGCTCCAGGTACAGATCATACACGTGAATATGTACCATTATTAATGTATAGTCCAAGCGTTAAAGAATATCATGAATTATCAGGTGATGATACATTTAGTTC